Genomic segment of Truepera radiovictrix DSM 17093:
CTACGTGTTCGCGTGGAACGACCTTAACGGCAACGGTCAGCTCGACGTCGGTGAGCCGGTCGGTGTGCACGTGCAGGGGGACCAAGCGGTGACGGTCGTGCCCCCCGTCACGGGGGTCGACATCACCATGGTCCCCGCCGTCGGCACCCAGGCGGGTGGCGTGCGCCTGCGCCACGGCGCCGAGTGAGCGGCTTTGTAAGCCCAGAAGAGGTTCCTTGGAGGCGCCTCTGCTAGCCTCCAGAAGACCCGTGAGGGCGGTTGACGCTTGCGGTACGCTTGGTCTAGGGCGCGCAAGCGCCCGAGAGAGGAGCATCTGATGGCCTTTAATCTGCCCGATCTGCCTTACCCAACAGACGCGCTCGAGCCCCACATCGACGCCAAGACGATGGAGATCCACCACGACAAGCACCACGGCACCTACACCACGAAGCTTAACGACGCGGTTCAAGGGACCGAGCTCGAGGGGCTCTCGATCGAGGAGATCCTCCGCAAGGGCGCTGAGAACCTGCCCGCGGCGGTGCGCAACAACGGCGGCGGCTACTACAACCACAACCTCTTCTGGGAGTGGCTGAGCCCGCAGGGGGGCGGCGAACCCACCGGCGAGCTTGCCGAGGCCATCGCCCGCGACTTCGGCTCGTTCGCGGCCTTTAAGGAGAAGTTCAGCGAGGCGGCCGCCAACCGCTTCGGTTCGGGGTGGGCGTGGCTCGTCTCCGAAAACGGCAAGCTCTCGATCACCAGCACCCCCAACCAGGACAACCCCATGATGGAGGGCAAGCACGCCATCCTGGGCCTCGACGTGTGGGAGCACGCGTACTACCTCAAGTACCAAAACCGCCGCCCCGAGTACATCCAGGCGTTCTGGAACGTCGTCAACTGGCCCAAAGTGAGCGAGCTGTACGCGCAGACGAAGTAAGCGCAGGGGTCTTCACCGCGTGCCCTCGTCGGGCACGGCGCACGCGCACGGAGGCGTCCCGTGCGCGTGCTTTTTTGCTTAGAGCGCGTTCGCGTCGCGGCACCTTCCAGCGCTTGACCGTTTCCTGACCCGAGGGGGGGCGGCAGGTGTTACGGTGCTCCCGTGCGCGAACCTCCGCGTCCGTCGCAACGGGCGCCGTGTCGCGCGGGGGGCACCCAGAACCTGTTTGGAGGAGGCCGTATGAAAAGGCTAGCTGGAGCGTGGGTGGCCGCGCTGCTGGTACTCACCGCGTGTGGCGCGAGCGAGCTGCCGCTGCCGGCGGCGCCGCAAGCCGCCCCCAGGGTCATCGCGCAGTGGACGTTTGACGACGCCACGCTCGAGCCCGCGCTGGGGAGCGCTGCGGCGACGGCGGGGCCGGGGCTCATGGGCGAGAGCTTCGTGCAGGGGAGTCCGCCGAGCGGGAGCGCGTGGAGCTTCTCGGGGTGGAGCACAGAGGGTTTGGACACGGCCAAGTGGGTCGAGTTTGCGCTCAGCACGCGAGGGGTGAGCGAGCTGACGCTGCGCTTCGACGAGCGCCGCTCTGGCACGGGGCCGAGCGCGTTCGAGGTGCGCTACAGCACCGACGGAGTGACGTTCACCGCGCTGCCCGAAGCGGTGACCCCGACGCGAACGCTGCCCGGCAACACGAGCTTTCGCACCCAGAGCTTCGACCTGAGCGGCGTCGAGGCGTTAAGCGACCGGGAACGGGTCGCGCTGCGCATCTACGGGTACGGCGCCTCGAGCGCGGCCGGAACCTGGCGCTTCGACAACGTGACCATCTCGGGGGTGGCCACGGGCGAGGGGGGCGGCACCGAACCCCAACCGGCGGCGTGCGACCTCCCGAGCACCCCCATCCACGCGGTGCAGTCGGGTGCGGCGACCGGTACGGTGACGGTCGAGGGGGTCGTCACGGCGGACTTCCGGGAGGGGCTAAGCGGCTTTTTCCTGCAAGACGTCGAGCAGACGGCCTTCCCGGCCGCCTCCGACGGCGTGTTCGTCTTTACCCCGGCCGGCAGCGCTTTTCGGGACGCGGCGCTGGGGCCCGGCGACCTGCTGCGCATCACCGCGCGCGTCGGCTCGTTTCAGGGGGCGACGCAGCTCACCGCCGTCTCGGAGCTCACGACCTGCTTGGTGGGCGTCGAGGTCGAACCCGTCACCCTGACGCTCCCCTTAGACCCCGACGCGCGCGCACCCTACGTCGGCATGCTCACCACGCTCCCGCAAGACCTCACCGTCACCGAGACCTTCGTGCTGGGCCGCTTCGGGATGCTGAGCGTCGCCGCGGGCGGGAGGCTCTTTCACCCGAACAACGGCAACGTGCCGGGGGCGCCCGCGGCGATCCGCGCGGACAACGTGCGCCGCCGCCTGATCATCGACGACGGCAGCGCCGTGCAGAACCCCGAGCTCATCCCCTTTTTGAGCCGCGACCTAGAGGACACCATCCGCGTCGGCGACACCATGCGGGGGGGCGTCACGGGGGTGATGAGCTTCGGGCGCCCGAGCACCTTCGCCGCGTCGGGCCCCGAGGACTACCGCCTGCACGTGCTGGACACCACCGCGCCCGAGTTCGTGCCGACCAACCCGCGCCCCGC
This window contains:
- a CDS encoding superoxide dismutase, with protein sequence MAFNLPDLPYPTDALEPHIDAKTMEIHHDKHHGTYTTKLNDAVQGTELEGLSIEEILRKGAENLPAAVRNNGGGYYNHNLFWEWLSPQGGGEPTGELAEAIARDFGSFAAFKEKFSEAAANRFGSGWAWLVSENGKLSITSTPNQDNPMMEGKHAILGLDVWEHAYYLKYQNRRPEYIQAFWNVVNWPKVSELYAQTK
- a CDS encoding ExeM/NucH family extracellular endonuclease, which gives rise to MKRLAGAWVAALLVLTACGASELPLPAAPQAAPRVIAQWTFDDATLEPALGSAAATAGPGLMGESFVQGSPPSGSAWSFSGWSTEGLDTAKWVEFALSTRGVSELTLRFDERRSGTGPSAFEVRYSTDGVTFTALPEAVTPTRTLPGNTSFRTQSFDLSGVEALSDRERVALRIYGYGASSAAGTWRFDNVTISGVATGEGGGTEPQPAACDLPSTPIHAVQSGAATGTVTVEGVVTADFREGLSGFFLQDVEQTAFPAASDGVFVFTPAGSAFRDAALGPGDLLRITARVGSFQGATQLTAVSELTTCLVGVEVEPVTLTLPLDPDARAPYVGMLTTLPQDLTVTETFVLGRFGMLSVAAGGRLFHPNNGNVPGAPAAIRADNVRRRLIIDDGSAVQNPELIPFLSRDLEDTIRVGDTMRGGVTGVMSFGRPSTFAASGPEDYRLHVLDTTAPEFVPTNPRPAAPADVGGDLKVASFNVLNYFTTFGSRGAGDAAQFARQRAKLFAALRRIDADVVGLIEIENNGDGEGSAIRNLVDGLNAVYGSEVYAVVPDPADTGTDAIKQTFIYKPAALELVAVASDSASVHNRPPVAATFRQRGAPHGLFTAVVAHHKSKRCSEGFDARPGDTEQAFEGCFNQLRTEQSQALAAFAADLKAAHGDTDVLLMGDLNAYALEDPIAVLTGSGFENLTLRLQDAARYSFVFDGESGTLDYALASPSLAAQVTGVDIWHINPDEPRALEYDSAPRFGGEDRFTPTPYRSSDHDPVIIGLSLTGEPAPEPTPQAALAALRAQVEALGLNRGQLRALVTDLDSAERHLNRGQTRQAERSLRRFEDGVRRLVRRGALTEAQGQPLLDASSALRARL